The nucleotide window GTTCTCACGGGCGTCTTTAATCCGCGTTATGTTTTTGAAACCTTCGTTGTCGGCTCAAGCAATCAATTCGCCAACGCCGCGTGCCTGGCGGTCTCCCACAATCCTGGTAAGGTGTATAACCCGCTGTTTATTTACGGCGGCGTGGGGCTCGGAAAGACTCACCTGCTCAATGCTATTGGAAATTTTCTTTTGCTGCACGGACCAGTAGACCCCAACCGCATCTGCTTCATAACCGCAGAAGAGTTTACGAACGAGCTCATAAATTCTCTCCGCTTCGAAAAGATGGACGATTTCCGCAACCGCTATCGAAAAATGGATGTCCTCCTCATAGACGACATCCAGTTCATAGCAGGCAAAGAGCGTACCCAGGCAGAATTCTTTCATACGTTTAATGCGCTCTATGACAATGCCAAGCAGATCGTAGTAACGAGCGACAAGTTTCCTCGTGACATTGTCAATTTTGAGGAAAGGTTGCGCTCCCGGTTTGAATGGGGCCTTATCGCCGATATTCAACCCCCCGACCTTGAAACAAAAGTTGCCATACTCAATAAAAAAGCGGAGCTCGATAATATTTCCCTTCCGCAGGACGTCGCTTTCTATCTCGCATCAAACGTTGAACACAACGTCCGCGTCCTGGAAGGCTCGCTTGTAAGGGTTGGCGCTTTTGCGTCGCTCCATAACGTTCCAATCACTATGGAACTTGCAAAGGAAGTAATGGGCCACATTATTAAAGACAAAAAGCGGGAGGTCACTGTAGATGCAATTATAAAAGAGGTCGGCCTCTACTTTAATACCAAGACAAATGATATCCGTTCCAAAAGACGTACAAAATCAATAATGCTCCCCCGTCAGATAGCTATCTACCTGGCCAGAAAACTAACAGACAATTCCCTTGTCGGTATTGGCGAAAAATTCGGTGGCAAGGATCACGCTACGGTGATTCACTCCATAAAGAAGATCGAAGAGGAAATGAAGGTGAAAAAGGAGTTGAAAGAGACCGTTGAAAAGCTGGAGAGAAAGATCAAATCAACATGAAGCTAAGATCTCCCCATGTTTTACACAGAGATTATGCACAGCTCGTCGAGCGCCATTATTGCTTCAGAGAGTCTTTTCCACAAATCAACACGCCTTATTACTACTACGATAAGGAGATACTATGAAAATAGACATCAGTAGAGATCTTTTGTTGAGTCCTCTCTCGAAGCAGGTCAGCATTACTGAAAGAAGATCTATAATGCCCATACTCTCAAATGTGCTTATCGATTTTTCGAAAAACAGAATCAGCCTTTATTCAACTGATCTCGAGCTGAGCGCGATAAGCCATGTGCAGTATGAAGGAACGATAGAAAAGAAGATCGTTATACACGCACGGAAGTTTCTAGATATTTTGAAAGAGATGGATCCTGAGCCAATCACAGTTGAGATCAAGGATAATTCCCTCACGCTTGTACAGAAGCAATCAGAATTTGTGTTAGGCTTGCAGGAATCGGAGGAATTCCCGGAAGTAAAAGAAATAGCCGGAAGTCACGAGTTCAGCATTGACGGGGCAACGTTTTTGGAAATGTTGGAGAAGGTTCAGTTCGCGATTTCGTCGGACGAGACCAGGTATGTGTTGACGGGCATGTATATGGCGGCCTCAGACGGTATACTTTCCGTAGTGGGTACGGATGGTTTTCGGATGGCATTATGTCGGCGGACTGTTGATGGTCTTGGTGACTTCAAGGGCGTGATAATTCCGAAAAGATCTATAGCAGAGATCGGAAGAGTAGTTTCTGAGGGTGAGGCGGTACGGGTAGTGATGGGAGATAAACATGTCCAATTTGGGACCGGAGCAGTAGTGCTTATCTCAAGGCTTATTGAGGGTGGCTTTCCCGACTATGAGAATGTAATTCCAAAGGGCAATACAAATACCGCAAAAGCGGAAAAAGCGAGATTTTTAAAAGGGCTCAGGAAAGTATCGACGATTATCAGTAAGTCGGAACCGATAAAAGTGACTCTCCGGAAAGACGAGATTGCAGTGGAGGCGGAGTCTGAGGTTGGCAGAGCGAGAGAGAATATCGAGGCGGCGTATCAAGGAGATGAATTGAGCATGAATTTTAATATCAGGTTCGTGCTTGATGTAGTAGGTCACATCGACGAAAAGGTTGTAATAGTAAGTGCACCGACCAGCTACGGAGCGGTGCTTTTTGAAGGAGACGGTGAAGGAATGTATAAGAACATAGTAATGCCAATCAGGGTTTAACATGAGAGAATACGAAGCTGAAAGCATAAAGATACTGGATGGCCTTGATGCTGTGCGGAAAGTTCCATCCATGTACATTGGCAACACTAACGTCGAAGGACTCCACCACTTGGTTTATGAGTTGGTCGATAACAGCATAGATGAAGCGCTTGAGGGTTTTTGCAACA belongs to Syntrophorhabdales bacterium and includes:
- the dnaA gene encoding chromosomal replication initiator protein DnaA codes for the protein MDDISVQIKSRLADVVDQDNFRTWIEPIGPITYSDDVVLLSVPNSFFRDWIVQNFEALIRASVSEITKTEPRVEYIVEKQEPRVAAKTAAVKRQVLTGVFNPRYVFETFVVGSSNQFANAACLAVSHNPGKVYNPLFIYGGVGLGKTHLLNAIGNFLLLHGPVDPNRICFITAEEFTNELINSLRFEKMDDFRNRYRKMDVLLIDDIQFIAGKERTQAEFFHTFNALYDNAKQIVVTSDKFPRDIVNFEERLRSRFEWGLIADIQPPDLETKVAILNKKAELDNISLPQDVAFYLASNVEHNVRVLEGSLVRVGAFASLHNVPITMELAKEVMGHIIKDKKREVTVDAIIKEVGLYFNTKTNDIRSKRRTKSIMLPRQIAIYLARKLTDNSLVGIGEKFGGKDHATVIHSIKKIEEEMKVKKELKETVEKLERKIKST
- the dnaN gene encoding DNA polymerase III subunit beta; its protein translation is MKIDISRDLLLSPLSKQVSITERRSIMPILSNVLIDFSKNRISLYSTDLELSAISHVQYEGTIEKKIVIHARKFLDILKEMDPEPITVEIKDNSLTLVQKQSEFVLGLQESEEFPEVKEIAGSHEFSIDGATFLEMLEKVQFAISSDETRYVLTGMYMAASDGILSVVGTDGFRMALCRRTVDGLGDFKGVIIPKRSIAEIGRVVSEGEAVRVVMGDKHVQFGTGAVVLISRLIEGGFPDYENVIPKGNTNTAKAEKARFLKGLRKVSTIISKSEPIKVTLRKDEIAVEAESEVGRARENIEAAYQGDELSMNFNIRFVLDVVGHIDEKVVIVSAPTSYGAVLFEGDGEGMYKNIVMPIRV